In Eubalaena glacialis isolate mEubGla1 chromosome 3, mEubGla1.1.hap2.+ XY, whole genome shotgun sequence, the following are encoded in one genomic region:
- the C3H1orf116 gene encoding specifically androgen-regulated gene protein isoform X1 produces MAPMFCRGCPAGPGCGNSRAKLPQSPGSSPAVSESSSDTRPSAWTSATGIPFWGICPFSQAQPGTFFASLRFPSESPFHHPCTLLQAMPERELWPAGPGLEPVTRIGSCDSMMSTTSTLSGSSDSNYDFLSAEEKECLLFLEETIGSLDTEADSGLSTDKSGQATAPRGPRTLPTTQPAAQGHPKETVQQGTEPKRVTPFSLSHLPEPQSLGLRSGSYSLPRNIHIGRDQILRESTTQTNSHIPGASEGLVPGPEKEQVSQSSEPHQAPTGPQDAALDLDRAFIPPPEAFRDTQPEQRGQHGLPSQPGELSHRPQLHTSLSLQQKKDTTSEAMSQKAGEEGSTGEPGQARPPPAVSSQNAKAEDVPGPSGGNPNARPAPLTAPKTRKLPPNIVLKSSRGGFHSDPQNRLSCHLEAGPGDSGAASSSLQEQRRARREALEKLGLPQDQDEASAHLSRPSIRLRETRPQAPSPAPAPAQPVVPAQVSAATGKAPAPAPMRGPSPVKAPGPAPAQPSSPGKVLVPAQEPTPGKVPAAKSMPIPIPKAPQANSPLTQPKPDSGLTLQESNIPGLRQMNFKSNTLERSGVGLSSYLSAEKDRSPKTSTSLGKSSFLDKISPNVLRNSRPRPASLGTRKDFEGIQVGKLADLEQEQGSKHLSYQGQSRDKLPRPPCVSVKISPKGVSAEHRREALKKLGLLKK; encoded by the exons GCCCAGCCTGGGACATTCTTCGCTTCCCTTCGCTTCCCCTCTGAGAGCCCCTTTCACCACCCCTGCACCTTGCTTCAGGCGATGCCCGAGAGAGAGCTGTGGCCAGCAGGGCCTGGCTTGGAACCCGTGACCCGCATTGGTAGCTGCGACAGCATGATGAGCACCACCTCCACCCTCTCTGGATCT AGTGACAGCAACTACGACTTCCTGTCCGCTGAAGAGAAGGAGTGTCTGCTCTTCTTAGAGGAAACCATTGGCTCATTGGACACCGAGGCTGACAGTGGACTGTCCACTGACAAGTCTGGGCAAGCCACAGCTCCCCGAGGTCCCCGAACACTGCCCACGACCCAGCCTGCCGCCCAGG GACATCCGAAAGAGACTGTTCAGCAAGGAACAGAGCCAAAAAGAGTGACTCCATTCAGCTTGTCTCATCTGCCCGAGCCTCAAAGCCTGGGCCTCAGGTCTGGCTCCTACAGCCTCCCCAGAAATATCCACATCGGCAGAGACCAGATCCTCAGAGAAAGCACCACACAGACTAACAGCCACATCCCGGGGGCATCTGAGGGGCTTGTCCCGGGGCCTGAGAAAGAGCAGGTCAGCCAGAGCAGTGAGCCCCACCAGGCACCGACAGGCCCCCAGGACGCGGCCCTTGATCTGGACAGGGCCTTCATCCCCCCACCAGAGGCCTTCCgggacacccagccagagcagcgTGGGCAACACGGCCTGCCCAGCCAGCCAGGGGAGCTGAGTCACAGGCCCCAGCTCCACACATCACTCAGCCTCCAGCAAAAAAAGGATACCACTTCGGAGGCCATGTCCCAAAAAGCCGGTGAGGAAGGCTCAACCGGGGAACCTGGACAAGCTCGGCCTCCTCCAGCTGTGTCCTCGCAGAATGCAAAAGCTGAAGATGTTCCTGGCCCATCAGGGGGGAATCCAAATGCCCGGCCGGCTCCCCTCACAGCCCCTAAGACACGGAAGCTGCCACCAAATATTGTTCTGAAGAGCAGCCGAGGTGGTTTCCACAGTGATCCCCAGAATCGGCTGTCTTGCCACTTGGAGGCTGGCCCTGGAGACTCGGGCGCCGCCTCGTCATCACTGCAGGAGCAGAGGAGAGCACGCAGGGAAGCGCTGGAGAAGCTGGGGCTGCCTCAGGACCAAGACGAGGCCAGCGCCCACTTAAGTAGGCCCTCCATCAGGCTCAGGGAGACTCGCCCTCAGGCCCCCTCcccggctccggctccggctcaGCCTGTGGTTCCAGCTCAGGTCTCAGCAGCGACAGGAAAGGCTCCAGCACCTGCACCAATGCGGGGACCTTCTCCAGTGAAAGCTCCGGGTCCGGCTCCAGCTCAGCCGTCTTCTCCAGGCAAGGTTTTGGTTCCCGCCCAGGAACCCACTCCAGGCAAAGTTCCAGCTGCCAAATCCATGCCAATTCCTATCCCTAAGGCCCCACAGGCAAATAGTCCCCTGACTCAGCCAAAGCCAGACTCTGGGCTGACTCTCCAGGAGAGCAACATCCCTGGCCTGAGACAGATGAACTTCAAGTCCAACACGCTGGAGCGTTCAGGCGTGGGGCTGAGCAGCTACCTCTCAGCGGAGAAAGATCGCAGCCCCAAAACCAGCACCTCTCTGGGAAAAAGCTCCTTCTTGGACAAGATCTCACCCAACGTCTTGCGTAACTCCCGGCCGCGCCCGGCCTCCTTGGGCACCAGGAAGGACTTCGAGGGTATCCAGGTGGGCAAGTTGGCCGACCTGGAGCAGGAGCAGGGCTCCAAGCACCTGTCTTACCAAGGACAGAGCCGTGACAAGCTGCCTCGACCCCCCTGTGTCAGTGTCAAGATCTCCCCAAAAGGCGTGTCTGCTGAACACAGAAGGGAGGCTCTCAAGAAGCTGGGCCTGTTGAAGAAGTAG
- the C3H1orf116 gene encoding specifically androgen-regulated gene protein isoform X2 — translation MPERELWPAGPGLEPVTRIGSCDSMMSTTSTLSGSSDSNYDFLSAEEKECLLFLEETIGSLDTEADSGLSTDKSGQATAPRGPRTLPTTQPAAQGHPKETVQQGTEPKRVTPFSLSHLPEPQSLGLRSGSYSLPRNIHIGRDQILRESTTQTNSHIPGASEGLVPGPEKEQVSQSSEPHQAPTGPQDAALDLDRAFIPPPEAFRDTQPEQRGQHGLPSQPGELSHRPQLHTSLSLQQKKDTTSEAMSQKAGEEGSTGEPGQARPPPAVSSQNAKAEDVPGPSGGNPNARPAPLTAPKTRKLPPNIVLKSSRGGFHSDPQNRLSCHLEAGPGDSGAASSSLQEQRRARREALEKLGLPQDQDEASAHLSRPSIRLRETRPQAPSPAPAPAQPVVPAQVSAATGKAPAPAPMRGPSPVKAPGPAPAQPSSPGKVLVPAQEPTPGKVPAAKSMPIPIPKAPQANSPLTQPKPDSGLTLQESNIPGLRQMNFKSNTLERSGVGLSSYLSAEKDRSPKTSTSLGKSSFLDKISPNVLRNSRPRPASLGTRKDFEGIQVGKLADLEQEQGSKHLSYQGQSRDKLPRPPCVSVKISPKGVSAEHRREALKKLGLLKK, via the exons ATGCCCGAGAGAGAGCTGTGGCCAGCAGGGCCTGGCTTGGAACCCGTGACCCGCATTGGTAGCTGCGACAGCATGATGAGCACCACCTCCACCCTCTCTGGATCT AGTGACAGCAACTACGACTTCCTGTCCGCTGAAGAGAAGGAGTGTCTGCTCTTCTTAGAGGAAACCATTGGCTCATTGGACACCGAGGCTGACAGTGGACTGTCCACTGACAAGTCTGGGCAAGCCACAGCTCCCCGAGGTCCCCGAACACTGCCCACGACCCAGCCTGCCGCCCAGG GACATCCGAAAGAGACTGTTCAGCAAGGAACAGAGCCAAAAAGAGTGACTCCATTCAGCTTGTCTCATCTGCCCGAGCCTCAAAGCCTGGGCCTCAGGTCTGGCTCCTACAGCCTCCCCAGAAATATCCACATCGGCAGAGACCAGATCCTCAGAGAAAGCACCACACAGACTAACAGCCACATCCCGGGGGCATCTGAGGGGCTTGTCCCGGGGCCTGAGAAAGAGCAGGTCAGCCAGAGCAGTGAGCCCCACCAGGCACCGACAGGCCCCCAGGACGCGGCCCTTGATCTGGACAGGGCCTTCATCCCCCCACCAGAGGCCTTCCgggacacccagccagagcagcgTGGGCAACACGGCCTGCCCAGCCAGCCAGGGGAGCTGAGTCACAGGCCCCAGCTCCACACATCACTCAGCCTCCAGCAAAAAAAGGATACCACTTCGGAGGCCATGTCCCAAAAAGCCGGTGAGGAAGGCTCAACCGGGGAACCTGGACAAGCTCGGCCTCCTCCAGCTGTGTCCTCGCAGAATGCAAAAGCTGAAGATGTTCCTGGCCCATCAGGGGGGAATCCAAATGCCCGGCCGGCTCCCCTCACAGCCCCTAAGACACGGAAGCTGCCACCAAATATTGTTCTGAAGAGCAGCCGAGGTGGTTTCCACAGTGATCCCCAGAATCGGCTGTCTTGCCACTTGGAGGCTGGCCCTGGAGACTCGGGCGCCGCCTCGTCATCACTGCAGGAGCAGAGGAGAGCACGCAGGGAAGCGCTGGAGAAGCTGGGGCTGCCTCAGGACCAAGACGAGGCCAGCGCCCACTTAAGTAGGCCCTCCATCAGGCTCAGGGAGACTCGCCCTCAGGCCCCCTCcccggctccggctccggctcaGCCTGTGGTTCCAGCTCAGGTCTCAGCAGCGACAGGAAAGGCTCCAGCACCTGCACCAATGCGGGGACCTTCTCCAGTGAAAGCTCCGGGTCCGGCTCCAGCTCAGCCGTCTTCTCCAGGCAAGGTTTTGGTTCCCGCCCAGGAACCCACTCCAGGCAAAGTTCCAGCTGCCAAATCCATGCCAATTCCTATCCCTAAGGCCCCACAGGCAAATAGTCCCCTGACTCAGCCAAAGCCAGACTCTGGGCTGACTCTCCAGGAGAGCAACATCCCTGGCCTGAGACAGATGAACTTCAAGTCCAACACGCTGGAGCGTTCAGGCGTGGGGCTGAGCAGCTACCTCTCAGCGGAGAAAGATCGCAGCCCCAAAACCAGCACCTCTCTGGGAAAAAGCTCCTTCTTGGACAAGATCTCACCCAACGTCTTGCGTAACTCCCGGCCGCGCCCGGCCTCCTTGGGCACCAGGAAGGACTTCGAGGGTATCCAGGTGGGCAAGTTGGCCGACCTGGAGCAGGAGCAGGGCTCCAAGCACCTGTCTTACCAAGGACAGAGCCGTGACAAGCTGCCTCGACCCCCCTGTGTCAGTGTCAAGATCTCCCCAAAAGGCGTGTCTGCTGAACACAGAAGGGAGGCTCTCAAGAAGCTGGGCCTGTTGAAGAAGTAG
- the C3H1orf116 gene encoding specifically androgen-regulated gene protein isoform X3: protein MSQKAGEEGSTGEPGQARPPPAVSSQNAKAEDVPGPSGGNPNARPAPLTAPKTRKLPPNIVLKSSRGGFHSDPQNRLSCHLEAGPGDSGAASSSLQEQRRARREALEKLGLPQDQDEASAHLSRPSIRLRETRPQAPSPAPAPAQPVVPAQVSAATGKAPAPAPMRGPSPVKAPGPAPAQPSSPGKVLVPAQEPTPGKVPAAKSMPIPIPKAPQANSPLTQPKPDSGLTLQESNIPGLRQMNFKSNTLERSGVGLSSYLSAEKDRSPKTSTSLGKSSFLDKISPNVLRNSRPRPASLGTRKDFEGIQVGKLADLEQEQGSKHLSYQGQSRDKLPRPPCVSVKISPKGVSAEHRREALKKLGLLKK, encoded by the coding sequence ATGTCCCAAAAAGCCGGTGAGGAAGGCTCAACCGGGGAACCTGGACAAGCTCGGCCTCCTCCAGCTGTGTCCTCGCAGAATGCAAAAGCTGAAGATGTTCCTGGCCCATCAGGGGGGAATCCAAATGCCCGGCCGGCTCCCCTCACAGCCCCTAAGACACGGAAGCTGCCACCAAATATTGTTCTGAAGAGCAGCCGAGGTGGTTTCCACAGTGATCCCCAGAATCGGCTGTCTTGCCACTTGGAGGCTGGCCCTGGAGACTCGGGCGCCGCCTCGTCATCACTGCAGGAGCAGAGGAGAGCACGCAGGGAAGCGCTGGAGAAGCTGGGGCTGCCTCAGGACCAAGACGAGGCCAGCGCCCACTTAAGTAGGCCCTCCATCAGGCTCAGGGAGACTCGCCCTCAGGCCCCCTCcccggctccggctccggctcaGCCTGTGGTTCCAGCTCAGGTCTCAGCAGCGACAGGAAAGGCTCCAGCACCTGCACCAATGCGGGGACCTTCTCCAGTGAAAGCTCCGGGTCCGGCTCCAGCTCAGCCGTCTTCTCCAGGCAAGGTTTTGGTTCCCGCCCAGGAACCCACTCCAGGCAAAGTTCCAGCTGCCAAATCCATGCCAATTCCTATCCCTAAGGCCCCACAGGCAAATAGTCCCCTGACTCAGCCAAAGCCAGACTCTGGGCTGACTCTCCAGGAGAGCAACATCCCTGGCCTGAGACAGATGAACTTCAAGTCCAACACGCTGGAGCGTTCAGGCGTGGGGCTGAGCAGCTACCTCTCAGCGGAGAAAGATCGCAGCCCCAAAACCAGCACCTCTCTGGGAAAAAGCTCCTTCTTGGACAAGATCTCACCCAACGTCTTGCGTAACTCCCGGCCGCGCCCGGCCTCCTTGGGCACCAGGAAGGACTTCGAGGGTATCCAGGTGGGCAAGTTGGCCGACCTGGAGCAGGAGCAGGGCTCCAAGCACCTGTCTTACCAAGGACAGAGCCGTGACAAGCTGCCTCGACCCCCCTGTGTCAGTGTCAAGATCTCCCCAAAAGGCGTGTCTGCTGAACACAGAAGGGAGGCTCTCAAGAAGCTGGGCCTGTTGAAGAAGTAG